A section of the Mycobacterium sp. 3519A genome encodes:
- a CDS encoding NAD(P)H-binding protein encodes MTPVRILVTGATGYVGSRLVSALLDEGHDVMAASRNPDRLADFGWYDQITAVALDAHDEASAKQAFADAGPIDVVYYLVHTIGQPDFRDADNRAAANVANAAKDAGVRRIVYLGGFVPDDEELSEHLTSRAEVAHALSVDGGADVVWLGAAMIIGAGSTSFEMLRYVGDRFVLIPMPAWSANPMDPISIRDVLYYLVAAADGQRVPAGAYDIFGPETTSYSDLLRSYARISGKWRAELPVPMVDTSVVSRMTAAVLPVPGGLASDLVESLDYPMMASDARLRDVVPDPPGGLLGIDDAISRALSSDRPRPVNDLTDPHHLADTDPVWAGGDTARIRQLARAVMPPIARPVLGLLGLVPGPVAGALRTGLDTLISLAPKVN; translated from the coding sequence GTGACTCCCGTGCGAATTTTGGTTACCGGCGCCACCGGTTATGTCGGCTCACGGCTTGTCAGTGCTCTGCTCGACGAGGGGCACGACGTGATGGCCGCATCACGAAACCCCGACCGGCTGGCCGACTTCGGTTGGTACGACCAGATCACCGCCGTCGCGCTCGACGCGCACGACGAGGCGTCGGCCAAGCAGGCATTCGCGGATGCGGGTCCGATCGACGTCGTCTACTACCTGGTGCACACCATCGGGCAGCCCGACTTTCGCGATGCGGACAACCGCGCCGCGGCCAACGTCGCCAACGCGGCGAAGGACGCCGGGGTGCGACGGATCGTCTATCTCGGCGGCTTCGTGCCCGACGACGAGGAACTGTCCGAACACCTGACCAGTCGCGCCGAGGTGGCGCACGCGTTGAGCGTCGACGGCGGCGCGGACGTGGTGTGGCTCGGCGCGGCGATGATCATCGGCGCCGGGTCGACGTCGTTCGAGATGCTGCGCTACGTCGGCGACCGGTTCGTGCTGATCCCGATGCCGGCCTGGTCGGCGAATCCGATGGACCCGATCTCGATCCGCGACGTGCTCTACTACCTCGTGGCCGCCGCCGACGGGCAGCGGGTGCCCGCGGGTGCCTACGACATCTTCGGCCCGGAGACGACGTCCTACAGCGATCTGCTGCGGTCCTATGCGCGGATCTCGGGCAAGTGGCGCGCGGAATTGCCTGTGCCGATGGTGGACACCAGCGTGGTGTCGAGGATGACGGCCGCGGTGCTGCCGGTCCCGGGTGGGCTGGCCTCCGATCTGGTGGAGTCGCTCGACTATCCGATGATGGCGTCGGATGCCCGGTTGCGCGATGTGGTGCCCGATCCACCGGGCGGTCTGCTCGGGATCGACGACGCGATATCCCGTGCGCTGTCGAGTGATCGGCCGCGGCCGGTCAACGACCTCACCGATCCGCACCACCTGGCCGACACCGATCCGGTGTGGGCGGGCGGCGACACGGCGCGCATCCGGCAGTTGGCGCGCGCCGTCATGCCGCCGATCGCGCGGCCGGTGCTCGGTCTGCTCGGGCTGGTGCCGGGTCCCGTCGCGGGCGCGCTGCGCACGGGGCTCGACACCCTGATCAGCTTGGCGCCGAAGGTGAATTAG
- a CDS encoding CPBP family intramembrane glutamic endopeptidase: protein MTTGFLGDVRGIASTVAVPHHEGPSTVRRRRIVVVAVLVIGGALLGYSLTRPPGDESFYWLTLALAGVWALGAFLSGPLHLGCIRFRGRNQRPVITGTAIGVALGAVFLLGGLIAREIPGVREYITRVLEFADYGPLALVTFITVINGLAEELFFRGALYTALGKWHPVLVSTIVYVVATGVTTGNPMLGFAALILGVVCAFERRATGGVLAPMLTHFFWGLVMVLALPPLFGV, encoded by the coding sequence ATGACGACGGGATTCCTCGGCGACGTCAGGGGTATCGCCTCGACCGTCGCGGTGCCCCACCACGAAGGGCCGTCGACCGTGCGGCGCCGCCGCATAGTGGTGGTCGCCGTGCTGGTGATCGGCGGTGCGCTGCTTGGATATTCGCTGACGCGGCCGCCAGGCGACGAGTCGTTCTACTGGCTCACCCTCGCGCTGGCCGGGGTCTGGGCGCTTGGCGCGTTCTTGTCCGGGCCGTTGCACCTCGGCTGTATCCGCTTCCGCGGTCGCAACCAACGGCCGGTGATCACCGGAACCGCGATCGGAGTTGCGCTGGGCGCCGTCTTTCTGCTCGGCGGTTTGATCGCGCGCGAAATACCAGGCGTTCGCGAATACATCACCCGGGTACTGGAATTCGCCGACTACGGGCCGCTGGCGCTGGTCACGTTCATCACGGTGATCAACGGTCTCGCCGAGGAGTTGTTTTTCCGCGGCGCGCTCTACACCGCTTTGGGCAAGTGGCATCCGGTGCTGGTGTCGACGATCGTCTACGTCGTCGCCACCGGGGTGACCACCGGCAACCCGATGCTGGGCTTCGCCGCCCTGATACTCGGCGTGGTATGCGCCTTCGAACGACGCGCCACCGGCGGTGTGCTCGCACCGATGCTGACCCACTTCTTCTGGGGGCTGGTCATGGTGCTCGCACTGCCGCCGCTGTTCGGCGTCTAG
- the tet(V) gene encoding tetracycline efflux MFS transporter Tet(V): MEQPVATAGGWRVLAPFKFREYRLLIAAVSLSIFAEGMWAVVMALQVIELSDDPASLSLVATCLGAGLVAFVLVGGLAADRISQRAIIIAVETVNVIAVSTIAVLGLVGALRIWHMAVAAAALGIAAAFFFPAYSAILPRILPPEQLLAANGVEGVVRPVFQRAVGPAIAGLVVGATFPSVGAALVAALFAIGLTLLVATRPVMKPAAPQPDQERPHLLRDLREGFVFMVGTPWLLWTLLFASMSVLLVLGPIEVLLPFIAKQRFEDGARTYGFILAFFGVGSALGALAVSSGRLPRRYLTVMMTMWSVGSVPLVIVGITSSFPLMAVATFVIGCTDGAGMVIWGTLLQRRVPTAMLGRVSSLDFFVSLAFMPVSFAIVGPLSKVVSMQTIFLVAGIAPVLLAAVAMYAAKMRRDELAHPLR; this comes from the coding sequence ATTGAACAGCCGGTGGCCACCGCCGGTGGCTGGCGTGTGCTCGCACCCTTCAAGTTTCGCGAGTACCGCCTGCTGATCGCGGCGGTGTCGTTGTCGATCTTCGCCGAAGGCATGTGGGCCGTCGTGATGGCGCTGCAGGTCATCGAACTGTCCGACGACCCGGCGTCGCTGTCGCTGGTCGCCACCTGCCTCGGCGCAGGCCTGGTCGCGTTCGTCTTGGTCGGCGGGCTTGCCGCCGACCGGATCAGCCAGCGCGCCATCATCATCGCCGTCGAGACCGTCAACGTGATCGCCGTTTCCACCATCGCAGTCCTGGGACTCGTTGGCGCCCTGCGGATTTGGCACATGGCGGTGGCCGCAGCGGCACTCGGCATCGCCGCGGCGTTCTTCTTCCCCGCCTACAGTGCGATCCTGCCGCGGATTCTGCCGCCTGAGCAGTTACTCGCCGCCAACGGTGTCGAAGGCGTCGTGCGTCCGGTGTTCCAGCGGGCCGTCGGCCCCGCCATTGCGGGCCTGGTGGTCGGCGCGACGTTCCCATCGGTCGGCGCGGCGTTGGTGGCCGCGCTGTTCGCCATCGGACTGACTCTGCTGGTCGCCACCAGGCCCGTGATGAAACCCGCTGCGCCCCAACCGGATCAGGAGCGGCCGCACCTGCTGCGCGATCTGCGGGAAGGCTTCGTCTTCATGGTCGGCACCCCGTGGCTGCTGTGGACGCTGCTGTTCGCCAGCATGTCCGTGCTGCTGGTGCTCGGCCCGATCGAGGTGCTGCTGCCGTTCATCGCCAAACAACGCTTCGAGGACGGCGCCAGGACCTACGGCTTCATCCTGGCGTTCTTCGGTGTCGGCAGTGCGCTTGGCGCGCTGGCGGTGTCGTCGGGGCGACTGCCGCGTCGCTACCTCACGGTGATGATGACGATGTGGAGCGTCGGTTCGGTGCCGCTGGTGATCGTCGGCATCACGTCGTCGTTCCCGTTGATGGCCGTCGCGACGTTCGTCATCGGCTGCACCGACGGCGCGGGCATGGTCATCTGGGGCACGCTGCTGCAACGACGCGTTCCGACCGCGATGCTGGGACGGGTGTCGAGCCTGGACTTCTTCGTGTCGCTGGCCTTCATGCCGGTGTCGTTCGCGATCGTCGGCCCGCTGTCGAAAGTCGTTTCAATGCAGACGATCTTCCTGGTGGCGGGTATCGCGCCGGTGCTGCTGGCGGCGGTTGCGATGTACGCCGCCAAGATGCGCCGCGACGAACTGGCCCACCCGCTGCGCTAG